In the Clostridium gelidum genome, AGATGAAAATGGAAATAAAGATTTTTCTGAAATAACAACTAAAGCATTAGAATTAGGTGGCTTTAAAGAAGATGAAGAAGTTAAAGAAATTTTAGTAGGCTTTGGACACAAAGCAACTTTGAGTCATGCTAATACAATAATAAATGCAGTTAAAGATGGAAAAATCAAGCATTTCTTCTTAATAGGTGGATGTGATGGCGCAAAACCTGGAAGAAATTATTATACAGAATTTGCTGAGAAAGTTCCGAGTGACTGTATTATACTTACTTTAGCCTGTGGAAAATATCGTTTTAATAAAATAGATTTTGGCGAAGTTGCAGGTCTTCCAAGATTACTAGATGTTGGGCAATGTAATGATGCTTATTCAGCAGTTAGAATAGCTTTAGCTTTAGCTGATGCATTTAAATGTGGAATTAATGATTTACCATTATCAATAGTATTATCTTGGTATGAACAAAAAGCGGTAACCGATCTTTTAGCATTGCTTTCATTAGGTGTTAAAGGAATGTATCTTGGGCCAAGCTTACCTGCTTTCTTAAGTCCTAATGTATTACAATTTTTAGTTGATAATTTTGGTATTAAACCAATAAGTACTCCTGATGATGATTTAAAACAAATATTAGGATAAGGCACAATCAAAAAAATAACAAGTCCATTTGCTAGCAAATTGGACTTGTTATTTTCTTTCGTGTAACTAAATAATAAATTAGTAAAAAGTATGTCTCTAATTAATATTATTTAATTTTCTTTTAGATTACAAAGTCTTGGAAATAGTATATTACTTTCTAAATGTATGTGCTGGAACAAATCCGACTCCATTTCGTCAAGTTTAGAGTATGCTAATCTATAAGTTGTACAAGCATTAGCTGGAGCTTCATAGTCATTAGTTATCTCTCTTAATTCCTTAAGTATATTACCTGCTCCAGTGTGTTCATCTTGCAATTGCTTAATTATATTTATAGCTTTATCTAAATCAGCTTCATTATTATTCATTAAATATGATTTTATTGCTGGATATTGAATTGTTTCTTCTTCTATTAAGTGAGCTTCCAAATCCATTTTAATGGTATGAAATAACTTATATACTCTTGAAAGTTCAGGGTGCTTTGCCCCATGGACTCTTAATATCTTAGTTGTTAATTCACTTATTTTAGGGAGATTCTCATAAAGATAAGCATGATGTGAATTTACAATTTGATCAATTAATTCTTCAAAAGATACTTCAAGCCAATTTCTATCATTTGATTGGATGTTATTTTTAAATATTTCATATGAAATATTTATTCTTTCCAATAATTCTTCTTCATTAATTCCTTGCTCATTTATAGCAGTCACCAATAATCTATCACCACCACAACAGAAATCAATTCTATATTTTTTAAGTATGTCTGCAGCATTTGGAAACTTAGCTACTATATCACCGATTTTTTGATTACTATTAAATATACTCATTTATATATTCCTCCTATATTATTAATTCTAGCTTTATTTTTTCTGATATATCAATACCTATTACTAACTTCGATGGAATATAAATTATTTCTTTGTAATAGCAACCCTCCATACTTCAGGACCTTCTTCTAGGTATTCCCATTCAAATGTTTCTGGTAACTCCATTATAAACTGATAATGGAGTGGACGAGGATCATGATCATTTATAAGTTCCATTTTTTCACCAGATGCTAAGCTTTCAAAAGTTTTAAAAATCATTGGGTGTTTATCTTTAGGCTCATATATTCTAGCATCCACAGTTGCAGTAAAATTTGACATATTTAATTCCTCCTAAGTTTTTTATTTATTTCTAAAATTTATGTTTTATTTAACTTCTGACTCAATTATAACTTCATTTGATCTAATAAAATGTGATTTGAATCAAATATGAACCAAAATATGCAAAAAAAGAAAATCAACTAATATTAATAATTACTTTTTTATTTTTTTAACTTTTACAATTTAGATTTTGCTACATTCTCTTTTTTTCTCTGTAACAACAATTACGTAACTTTAAAAAAGCAATGAGTAATTTAATGGGTTATAATTAGAATAATATATTAAGAATTCCACATAATATCTAGGGGATAAAGTTTTGTGAGTTTAATTTCGTTTCATTATGGCTTCATTAATTACTTATAATATAGCATCGAGTGAACCATATTCTATTGCACCAACTATAATAATTAAAGAGGTATATATATGAAAAGGTTTAGTATAATTTTTCTTTTAATTTTGTTTCTGCTTCCAAATATGACAATAGCAACTTCCCATGCTCAACAAATAACACTTAAAGAAGGTGACTATAGAGCTAGTGATTTAAATTTACTACCAAACAATAATTATAGTGTAGAAAACATTTCTACCAGTGACTCTGCAGTTGTGATTATTTTTGATTCTAATAGTATTATACAGGAACTTATAAAACTAGTACCAGAATCAGGGACCTATAATCTACCAATAATAAATCATGGATATGAAATTATGGTAATAGGCAACGGAGAAGTAATTATTTCTTAAAATATGCTTCCAGACATATTTAATACAAAGTAAAAAAGGTGGATATTTATGAAAAAAATTATTGTTATGATAGGACTTTTAATCAGTTTATCATTTAATGTTCTCATCATACCTTGTATGGCTGAAACAAGAATTACAAAAAATGGAGTTTATACACTCGATTATTTAAAGTTGTCTCCAGATAAAAATTATACCGTTAATAATAATTCATTTAATGAAAGAACTTTTTTATTTGTTTTTGACTCTAATTTAAATATTGTTCAAACTGTACGTTTATGGCCACAATCGAGGAGCTTCAAGTTAGTACCTCTTAAAGATGGATATAAAATTGCGGTAACTGGTGAAGGTGAATTAATTATTTCCTAAAAGTTAATCTATATAATAGTTTCTATATATTAATTCTATTTGAATTTCATTTATAAATATGTGATTTAAATCATATGTTTATAAATTTCCGTTTATTGTAAATCGATAGTTCTTCTAATATTATGCATTCGCCAGTTAGAGGTATATAATTTCAAGGTAAAATAAAAAGGATGCCTCAGATTTTTAAGGCATCCTTTTATCTATTGTAGTTTAAGACAAGGTCCATGACCCGTAGCTATAAAATTAGGTTTTAATTGTCGCAAAGTTTGTATTAATAATCCATCCCAAAGATGCATTTCTGAAGGATAATCAATGAATTCCAATTCATAACTATCTGTCGTTAGCTTTTCTCCAGCTTTTTTTGTAATAGTTTTTGCCTTAATTCCAAAACCATTTAATTGACGCGCCGTAACTTCAGAACAAATTGTCAAAGCCTCAGGAAAATGTTCTAATATTACTGACAACGCACCACATTCATCTGCTTCAAAATGTGAAATAAAAATATATTTTAAATCTTTGCTGTTGAGTGCTGCTTTAAGTTGTGGCAGCAAAGCTTCTGCCTGCATTACATTACCTGTATGTACTAATAATGGTTCATCGCATAATAACAAATATTGATGAAATGTAAGATTAATCTGCTGAATATAACTACTAAATTGGTGTAAATCCTTATTTATAATCGCCATATAACTACCTCTTTTCTTTTTAAATATAATCTAAATACGAAATCAAATTTTATTAGATAATAACATTATAACCATTGCTTTATATTTTTAGTGTGATTTATATCACGACATCAATATAATTTTCATTTTTTGATCAACTGCAGTTTTTATTCATACTATCATCCTCCTTATTGATTTACTAAATATTAATACGTAAAAATAAATCCTAGCTACAATGTACGTAGCTAGGATTATATATTGTAAATAATACTGTAGATTATAAATAGGGCACATTTTTATTGGATAATATTTTTATGAAATAATATTATCTTAAGCTTCCATAAACATTTTCATGTCATCTTCTACAGTTGTAATTCCACCAATACCAAAGTTATCTATCAATACTTTAGCAACATTTGGTGAAAGGAATGCTGGAAGTGTTGGTCCTAAGTGAATGTTTTTAACACCTAAGTGTAATAATGATAATAATACTATTACAGCTTTTTGTTCATACCAAGCTATGTTGTATGATATAGGTAATTCATTTATATCATCTAATTCAAATACTTCTTTAAGTTTAAGTGCTATAACAACTAATGAATATGAATCATTACATTGTCCTGCATCTAATACTCTTGGAATTCCTCCAATATCACCTAAGTTTAATTTATTATACTTATATTTAGCACAACCTGCTGTTAATATAACTGTATCTTTAGGTAATTTTTCTGCAAAATCAGTATAGTAATTTCTTGATTTAGCTCTTCCATCACAACCAGCCATTACAAAGAATCTCTTTATAGCTCCAGTTTTAACAGCATCTACAACTTTATCTGCAAGGGCTAAAACTTGATTATGAGCAAATCCACCAACTATTTGTCCTTTTTCTATTTCAGTAGGTGCATTACATTTTTTAGCCATTTCTATAATCTTAGAAAAGTTTTTTACTCCTTTAAAATTAGCTTCTATATGAGCACATCCAGGCATTCCTGTAGCTCCAGTTGTAAATAATCTATCTTTATACGAATCTTTAGGTATAACTATACAGTTAGTAGTCATAAGTATTGGTCCATTAAAGCTTTCAAATTCTTCTTTTTGCTTCCACCATGCATTTCCATAGTTTCCTGCAAAATGTTCATATTTCTTGAACTTTGGATAGTATTGTCCAGCAAGCATTTCTCCGTGAGTATAAACATCTACTCCAGTTCCTTCTGTTTGCTCAAGTAACATTTCTAAATCTTTTAAATCATGTCCTGAAATTAATATTCCTGGATTAGTTCTAACCCCAATATCTACAGTTGTTATTTCAGGATGTCCATATTTTTCAGTATTAGCTTTATCTAGTAATGCCATACCATCTACACCAAATTTACCAGCTTCTAAAGTTAAAGCAACTAACTCATCAATTGATAAACTATCATCTAATGTGGCAGCTAATGCTTTTGCCATAAATCCGTGAACTTCTTCATTATTATAACTTAAGTTCATAGAATGCTTCATGTAAGCTGATAATCCTTTTAATCCATAAGTAATAAGTTCTCTTAAACTTCTTATATCCTCATTTTCAGTTGCAAGTACTCCAACTTTTTCGGCCTTTGAATCAAATTCTATTGTATTATCACCAGTCCAAGCTGCTGCATCTGGCATTATCATTTCTGTAGTTTGCATTCCAAATATTTTTTTGAAGAAACCACCATTTACTACGACCTCTCCAACCTTTCCACCAGCTTTAATAACTTTAGCTTTTAAAATTTCTCTTAGTTTTAAAGTTTCTCTTACTCTATCCAAAATAGAATCTCTATCAAAATTAGCATTTGTAATTGTTGTGAATAAATTTTCTGTTATATATTTATCAACAGTACTATCTATAACTCCAACTTTTCTTCCTTCATTACTTACTATAGCTAGTCCTTTAGTTACATATATTAATAAATCTTGAGCCTTTGCTACATTTTCATCTTTACCGCAAACTCCCACTTTAGTACATCCAGTACAACCTGCTGTTTCTTGACATTGATAACAAAACATTGACATATTATGTCCTCCTATTTTCTTTTATTTTATATACAAAATTAATAACTTCTTGTTACTATTTCATCTTCTTGACTATTTAGAGTTTACTATATTCTTTTCTTTATATCTGTAACATACGTTACTAATTTAAAATTAATAATTTGTTACCCATATCTATTTTTTCTACTTAGATATAAATTATTTAGGGCATAATCAAAAAAATCTAATTGATGATATAACCTCATCAATTAGATTCTATTAATTTATACTTATACTCCTTGTTGTAAGCAAGTTTTTAAATCATCATCAGGTTCACTTATGGCTTGTAAATTAAATGTATCAACCAAATATTGTAATACATTAGGACTTACAAATGCAGGAAGTGATGGTCCAAGGAAAATTCCTTTTACTCCGAGTGATAGCAATGCTAAAAGATCTGCAACTGCTTTTTGTTCATACCATGAAAGAATTATTGATAATGGTAATCCATTTACATCTGTATCAAATGCATCTGCAAGTGCTGTTGCAATTCTAACTGCTGAATATGCATCATTACATTGGCCTACGTCTAATAATCTTGGAAGTCCCGCAACTTCTCCAAAGTCTAATTTGTTAAATCTATATTTTCCACAAGCAAGTGTAAGAATAACACAATCTTCTGGAACCTTTTGTGCAATTTCTGTAAAATAACTTCTTCCTGGTCTTGCACCATCACATCCACCTATTAAGAAGAAATGTCTAATCTTTCCTTCCTTAACTGCATTAACAATTGCTCCTGCATGGCTTAATGTTGCATTATGACCAAAGCCAACAAGAATTTCTTTTGGTTCTTCACTTTCTTTAAATCCACCAAGCTCTAATGCTTTTTCTATTATTTCTGAAAAATCTTTATATCCATCTTTATTTGCTGAAATATATTTAACTCCATCCCATCCAACTACACTTGTTGTAAAAATTCTATCTTTGTATGTTTCTCTAGGTCTCATTAAACAATTTGTAGTCATTAAAATACATCCTGGTATGCCGTCAAATTCTTTTTGTTGATCCTGCCAAGCACCACCATAGTTTCCTACGAGATGTTTAAATTTTTTAAGTCCAGGATAACCATGACTAGGTAGCATTTCACCATGAGTATATATGTTAATTCCTTTTCCTTCAGTTTGTTCAAGTAGCATTTCTAAATCTCTTAAATCATGACCAGAAACAATGATAAAAGGTCCCTTTTCAATATTTACATTAACTTTATGAGGACTTGGATTCTTATAAGTCTCCGTATTAGCATCATCTAACTTCTTCATTACAGCAACACTCATATCACCAGTTCTCATAGTCATTTGAATTAACTCTTCAACACTTAAATTATCATTGGTCGTACATTCTAGTCCTCTAAAATAAAAATTATCAACTTGATCATCATAATAATCTAAACATCTTGCTTGATGTCCATATGCACTTATGCCCTTCAATCCATAAACTATTGTTTGTCTAAGAGATCTAACATCAGCATCTAAATCTTGGTCAAACATAATTCCAGCTCTTTTTGAATCCTTAAGCATTTCGTCCTTAGTTTCACTTAAATTATAAGTTGCTTGTTCAGGATAATTTTTATCATCCCCTACTCTATCTCTCAAATTCTCTTTTATTTTTTGAGATTCTTTTAACATTTCTACATGAACTTCTGCATCAAAATTAACATTAGTAAGTGTTGTAAACAAAGAATTCTCTACAAAACTAACAATGTCCTTTTCTATTTCTTCTCCCTTTTCAATAAGCTCTTTAGCATAGCAACTTATTCCTTTACATTGATATAAAAGCAAATCTTGAAGATTAGCTATTTCAGGCGTTTTCCCACACACGCCCATTTTAGTACATCCTTTTCCCCCTGCTGTTTGTTCGCACTGATAACAAAACATTGGATTTTCGTCCATAAATATCACTCCTTAAAAATTAATCTATATTAGTATTTGCATAAATTAATTTTATATTCTTTAATAATTTAATGGACTTTCTTTCTTGCTCGTCTTTTCTACTTTTAAAGTATTTAATTTTTTAATGTCTTTAAAATTTTTTTATTTTAAATAAAATATAAAAAGCATCTGAAAATTTACATTTTCAAACGCTTTTATTAAATATATAATTCAAGTATTTCGAAATTCAATTATTCTGGCTTTTTTCCAACTGCAGCAAGGTATACCACAAATTCTTCATCTCCATCTAATTTCAAAAGTTCATCTATCATTTTCTGGTCATATATTCCTATAGCACAAGTCCCAGCATTAACAGATTCACTAGCTAAATAAAGATTTTGGCATACATGTCCAATATCTATTAGAATTTTTTTATGAGCTGTAATATCAAACTTCCACTCAGAACGATATGGCGTAGTACTCCATGCAAATATAACTGCAGCTTTCTTAGCAAAATTAGGAACAAAAGGCTGCTCAAGAGTAATTTCATCTATTTTAGTATCTAACCCTTCCAATTCAAACATTAATAAAAGTTTATGCTCTAATGGATCATATCTGTATATTCCTTTTTTTATTCCATCCACGTTCATAATGAACAAATATGTTTCAAAAGAATGTGTTGCACCACTACAAGGAACTGTTCTAAACGTAAGTCCAGCTTTATTGGTACCAGTAATCCCTTGAGTAGCCCATAATAAATATGATAGTTCAGAAAGATTCATTGTCTCCTCAGAATAAAACCTTGTACTTCTTCTTTCCCTTATGCACTCATATATATTTTGTTTTTTTACAATATCACCATTTACCTTTGGAAGGTCAATTATATCACAAGATGAGTTGTAGGATTTAACACTATCTGGCTGAGGCATTCCTTTCATTTTATCAGTTTTTATATTTTTAAATTCATTAAAATTAGACTTTAGAAATTTTCTCTGATTTTCATATCTTCCCATAATATTTCTCTCCTTTTGCTAATTAACTAATGTAAAATTAAATAAAAAATAACCATAACATATGCTATAGTTATTTTCCATTTAAATTATTTATTTAATGATTCTAATAATTCTTCTAAATTTAATCCATGAACCTTAGCTGCATCTTCAATTGATTCTGCTTGAGAAGATGGACATACAACACATCCCATTCCAAAATTCATTAAAATTTGTGGTGCATTTTCCTTTATTCTTAATACTTCGCCTATTGTTAAATCTTTAGTTATCATATTTATCTTCTCCTCTATTTTAATATAGTTAATTTTCTTTAACTTATGAATTTATTTTATTATTGAAATCAGATTTATTACTGTTTACTCTCTATGTCATATTATAGTACTTAACTTATTTTTAATCTGTAACCCATGTTACAATTTCTTTTTCTATTTATACCTATTTTTAACTTATTGTTTAAAAAATTATACTTTAGGTGTAAATCCACAATACCCTATTTCATCACACCTTCTCTTCATATCCGCCCATGTTTCTTTTTCTGCTATAGATTCTATTGCTGTAGGATATAAAATATAATTTTCTTTAAATATGTGATCTCTTAAGTTAAATATAATATATTTTGATGTGTCATCAACTTTTTCTTTAAATTCATTAAATTCTAATTTAGAAACTTCTTCAGCTGCCTGTTTTAGAAACTTTTTCTTGGCTCTTAAATCATCATGTTCCATTCTCATAATTCTAGTTGGACCAGTGATTTCTCGGTTTTCCATCTCTGCAAACAACACTTGCTCTTCTCTTTGGTGATGACTTTCTGCATCTAATATATTATCTACAACAATTTTTAATGCTTCAAATTC is a window encoding:
- the ric gene encoding iron-sulfur cluster repair di-iron protein, yielding MSIFNSNQKIGDIVAKFPNAADILKKYRIDFCCGGDRLLVTAINEQGINEEELLERINISYEIFKNNIQSNDRNWLEVSFEELIDQIVNSHHAYLYENLPKISELTTKILRVHGAKHPELSRVYKLFHTIKMDLEAHLIEEETIQYPAIKSYLMNNNEADLDKAINIIKQLQDEHTGAGNILKELREITNDYEAPANACTTYRLAYSKLDEMESDLFQHIHLESNILFPRLCNLKEN
- a CDS encoding DUF2249 domain-containing protein, translated to MSNFTATVDARIYEPKDKHPMIFKTFESLASGEKMELINDHDPRPLHYQFIMELPETFEWEYLEEGPEVWRVAITKK
- a CDS encoding oxygen-binding di-iron domain-containing protein, with the translated sequence MAIINKDLHQFSSYIQQINLTFHQYLLLCDEPLLVHTGNVMQAEALLPQLKAALNSKDLKYIFISHFEADECGALSVILEHFPEALTICSEVTARQLNGFGIKAKTITKKAGEKLTTDSYELEFIDYPSEMHLWDGLLIQTLRQLKPNFIATGHGPCLKLQ
- the hcp gene encoding hydroxylamine reductase, producing the protein MSMFCYQCQETAGCTGCTKVGVCGKDENVAKAQDLLIYVTKGLAIVSNEGRKVGVIDSTVDKYITENLFTTITNANFDRDSILDRVRETLKLREILKAKVIKAGGKVGEVVVNGGFFKKIFGMQTTEMIMPDAAAWTGDNTIEFDSKAEKVGVLATENEDIRSLRELITYGLKGLSAYMKHSMNLSYNNEEVHGFMAKALAATLDDSLSIDELVALTLEAGKFGVDGMALLDKANTEKYGHPEITTVDIGVRTNPGILISGHDLKDLEMLLEQTEGTGVDVYTHGEMLAGQYYPKFKKYEHFAGNYGNAWWKQKEEFESFNGPILMTTNCIVIPKDSYKDRLFTTGATGMPGCAHIEANFKGVKNFSKIIEMAKKCNAPTEIEKGQIVGGFAHNQVLALADKVVDAVKTGAIKRFFVMAGCDGRAKSRNYYTDFAEKLPKDTVILTAGCAKYKYNKLNLGDIGGIPRVLDAGQCNDSYSLVVIALKLKEVFELDDINELPISYNIAWYEQKAVIVLLSLLHLGVKNIHLGPTLPAFLSPNVAKVLIDNFGIGGITTVEDDMKMFMEA
- the hcp gene encoding hydroxylamine reductase — protein: MDENPMFCYQCEQTAGGKGCTKMGVCGKTPEIANLQDLLLYQCKGISCYAKELIEKGEEIEKDIVSFVENSLFTTLTNVNFDAEVHVEMLKESQKIKENLRDRVGDDKNYPEQATYNLSETKDEMLKDSKRAGIMFDQDLDADVRSLRQTIVYGLKGISAYGHQARCLDYYDDQVDNFYFRGLECTTNDNLSVEELIQMTMRTGDMSVAVMKKLDDANTETYKNPSPHKVNVNIEKGPFIIVSGHDLRDLEMLLEQTEGKGINIYTHGEMLPSHGYPGLKKFKHLVGNYGGAWQDQQKEFDGIPGCILMTTNCLMRPRETYKDRIFTTSVVGWDGVKYISANKDGYKDFSEIIEKALELGGFKESEEPKEILVGFGHNATLSHAGAIVNAVKEGKIRHFFLIGGCDGARPGRSYFTEIAQKVPEDCVILTLACGKYRFNKLDFGEVAGLPRLLDVGQCNDAYSAVRIATALADAFDTDVNGLPLSIILSWYEQKAVADLLALLSLGVKGIFLGPSLPAFVSPNVLQYLVDTFNLQAISEPDDDLKTCLQQGV
- a CDS encoding SagB/ThcOx family dehydrogenase produces the protein MGRYENQRKFLKSNFNEFKNIKTDKMKGMPQPDSVKSYNSSCDIIDLPKVNGDIVKKQNIYECIRERRSTRFYSEETMNLSELSYLLWATQGITGTNKAGLTFRTVPCSGATHSFETYLFIMNVDGIKKGIYRYDPLEHKLLLMFELEGLDTKIDEITLEQPFVPNFAKKAAVIFAWSTTPYRSEWKFDITAHKKILIDIGHVCQNLYLASESVNAGTCAIGIYDQKMIDELLKLDGDEEFVVYLAAVGKKPE
- a CDS encoding DUF1858 domain-containing protein; amino-acid sequence: MITKDLTIGEVLRIKENAPQILMNFGMGCVVCPSSQAESIEDAAKVHGLNLEELLESLNK
- a CDS encoding DUF438 domain-containing protein, with protein sequence MDNKKIEKLTEVLQKLNKEGVTEALRKEALNIVSNISPIELSIAEQNLIEKGMNPQDLRHLCDIHMEVLKGELDKIKTKIEPGHVVDTLIIEHDKILGFLTELEEINSKIQKLESYDSSLEEFEALKIVVDNILDAESHHQREEQVLFAEMENREITGPTRIMRMEHDDLRAKKKFLKQAAEEVSKLEFNEFKEKVDDTSKYIIFNLRDHIFKENYILYPTAIESIAEKETWADMKRRCDEIGYCGFTPKV